In Pseudoalteromonas tetraodonis, the genomic window CCAATTATTAGCGCCTGATGGTGCTATGGCGGTACAGTCAACATCGCCTTATCATGCGAAAAAGGCATTTTTAAGTATTGCTAAAACGGTGAAAGCCGCAGGTTTTGATTATGTAGAGCAATATCAGCAAAACATTCCTTCGTTTGGTCAATGGGGATGGACTATTGCGACTAAAATGGGGCAATCACCTAGTGCCCGTATTAGCAATATAACTGATATGCCAGTGCCATCTCGGTGGATTAGTAAAAAATATTTATTAGCGAGTTTTGCATTTCCTAATAACTATTTTGAACAAGTGAACGATATTGAAGTCAATAGGTTAGGTTCTGGTCGCTTGTATGATTACTACCGAGCAGCTTGGCAAATAGAAAGTGAATTGTATAAAAATTAATAAAACATGGTTGACATAATATGTCTGCCGTGCGAATCTTAACTCAGACATAATATGTCAAACGACGAAAAGGCAGAGACATGGAATTAAATGAACTTTCAATAAAATTAGCGTCTTTTGAAACCGAGGGTGCTAACTTTGAGTCTTTCTTGATTGCCAATCCAGGTGAGCAAGATGTTTTACAAGTCATTGTTGATGGAAATGACGAGCTTCCAATTTTTGTTACTCAAACACAAGAGCAATTACTATGTATTAGCTACTTGTTTGACGAAGATGAAGTAAAAAGTGAATTACGCAACGAGTTAAACGAAACACTACTGCGTTTAAACGTGCCAATTCCACTGAGTGCATTTGCTAAGATCGATAATAAATACGCGATTTTTGGTGCACTGTCGGTAAATTCATCTCTAGATGATGTTACCCACGAACTAGTGACATTAGCTGATAACGCTATAGATGCACTAGAAGCCGTGACCTTATATTTAAACGATTAGTAGCTAGTTAGTGGAGTTAAGATTATGAGTATTTTAAAAAAATTATTTACAGCAGTACGTGGCGGCGCACGTGAAGCAGGCGAAGCAATTGTTGATGCCAATGGTATTCGTATTTTTGAGCAAGAAATTGCTGATGCACAAAATGCGTTACACCGTGCTAAAAAAAGCCTAACAGAAGTGATGGCTAAAGAAATGCAAACTAAGCGTAAAATTAGCGCAGTAGATGCATCAATTGCTGAGCATGAAGCTTATGCAGGTCAAGCCCTTGAAAAAGGGAATGAAGCATTAGCATTAGAAATTGCAGAAAAAATTGGTGACTTTGAAGCTGAGAAAGCTGAGCACGAGCAAGTGTTAGCGGGCTTTAGTAATCACATAGTGACTTTGAAGCAGCAAGTAAAAGATGCTGAAAAATCAATTAAGGAAAATCAGCGTCAGCTTACTATGGTTAAAACCACAGAAAGCGTTCAGCAAGCGACAATGGCTGTAAACAGCACGCTTAATACTAATAATTCATCAATGACATCGGCGCGTCAGTCGCTTGAGCGTATTAAGCAACGCCAACAAGACCGTACTGATCAATTAGGTGCTGCAAAGTCTCTAGAAGCAGATGTTAATGGCGACGATTTAAAAGCTAAAATGGCTGAAGCAGGTATTGGTGATACGAATCCAAAAAGTGCTGATATTTTAGCGCGCATTAAAGCGAAGCAAAATAGCTAACATTTAGAACCATATCAAAAAGGTAACCGAGTTTCGCTCCGTTACCTTTTTTGCTTACAGAGGCACCTTATATGTTTAATTTTTTCAAATCTAAAAAAAAGCCAGAACGTCAGCTTAATCATGCGAGTGACCTTAAAAAAGGCGACATGTTTACTGTCATTGATTCGTTTGCTTATCCTTCATGGCTTAAAGGTCAAACGTTGCGCGTTATTGATGTGCAAACGTATCAGTACCAACACAGCAGTGATACTGAATTTGTACTTGAAACTAACACTGGCCAAGTGGTGTTTTTACAAATAGAGCAAAATGATGGTGAACAGTGGGCAAACTTCTCTATAAAAATTCAGCGTGATGAAGTTGAAGAGATCTTTGGTCTTGATGAATTTGCGCGTATTTTTGATGAAGAGTCATTAACACATATCACGGTACAAAATACCCCTGAGCGTTTTATGCAATTTTTAGCGAAAAGCTATCAACAAAGTGAATCGCCTTATGTATGTTATTTTCATAATAAAGACTTTCGTGGCCAAACGCTGCCTCGCTATGAGCAAGAAGGTGGTGAACCCTGTGAAATGATTTGCTTAGCCTCTCCTGATGAAGGGCATAGCGTTAATATAGAGATTTGGGAGGGAGGTGAAACAGAAGTCTCACTGACGTTAACTCGCCCAATTAGCGATATTGTTGATTTGTTTCCTGGAGATGCCCAGTGAGTGATGCTAAAGACAAGTGGTTGCGCCAAGAGCAAGCTGTGCGCGCCACGCAAATGGCATTTGATTTGAGTAGTGAGGTACAAAAGTCGATAAAAAAACAAGCTATCGATCAAGAGCTCACTCCCTCAGATATGATCCGTAAAATTTTAGGTCTTGATGTAAAGTCTAAAAAAACACGGCAACGACTATCGTTTAATTTAAATGATGACGAAATAGCGCAATTGGCTAGCCGGTTTGAAGTGGCAGTAGATGATAAAAGAGCGGTAAAGCAACAGGTAGCAGAGTTACTCATTGAGCATACAAAAAAGACTAAGTAACCCTTTTGCCTTCTTTATGTAAAATACTTACACTGGGGCTATTATTTTCTAAAAAAGTGCCGCTGTGAATATCTTATTGATTGCCTACTTACTCATGTTTGCTTTATTTGGCACGGCGGCAAGCTACTTCGTGCGTTTTATATATGCTTACTGGGTACAGAAAAAAATGCCACTGGAATACATTTTTAAGGCAGGTGTGTGTATTTTCATGGTGGTGGTTATTTCGGTGTTAATACCACTATTAGATTAACACCGAAACGAACTGCTACTGGTAGTTAACTGTTTTACATTGATTATCAATACATAAAGAGTGGACTTCTAGCACTGGTGAACAGTCTTTGAACTCAAGCATTGCATTATCTAGTTGTTCTTGCTCGGTGATTTTTTGCGCTAATTGCTCTGCTTGTTCTTGAGAGTGATTTAATGTTGAGTACACAACATACTTACTCGGCCCCCCACAGACACGCGAGCCAACACCTAACACCTTACATTGATAGCTGGCTGTGCAGCTTTTATTACTTGTAAGCTCATTAAGTTGAGTATTTAAAACAGATTCACTCGCGTTTTGAGCTTTGCTTGATGTTAGTGCACTACTGCAACCGCTAAGCAGCATAGTCATAACAACACAGGTAGCTGATAGCTTAATTACGGATGACAAACAACTCATAATCTAATCCTTAAAATACACTTACCGCAGAGCCTTCAAGTTTAACACATTTATTTTCAACACACTGAGTGCTTGGCGCAGTTAAATGTTGGCAAATACTCATCATACCTTTTTGCGCATTATAGGTACTTTCCAATTGAGTGATAGTATCGCTTAGGGCTGAAACCTGCTCTTGGGGTGCGCTTTGTGTAGAGTACACAATGTAATCACTTGGTCCACCACAGGCACGGCTACCAACAGCACTGACTTTACACTGTGAACTAGTTGAACATTGTTTATCTGCTATGAGGTTATTTAATTTATTTTTTGCTGTTTTAATATCATCAAGCGACACTTCTTTTGCAGCATCAACCGGTAGTTGCTGTGCTATTTTATTTTGCTTATTTTCTTGTGGTAGTTTTTGTTGTGGTATCGGCGTAGACGTGTTTTCTACCGCATTGGTTTTAGTTTGCTCAGTTTCATTTGAGGTGGTTTCTAAGCAAGCTGTTAAGCAAAGCGGTAGCAGTAGAGCGAGTAATGGAGTACGCATAATCGTTCCTGATAGTGATGAATTATTCATCACTATCATACACGGTGCATCCATTACGGCAATAAAAACTCTACTATCAATATATTAAAGCGCCATTAATGGCGCTTTTACATTAACCCACCTTGGGTTAATTTAGCTGGATTGAGTAATGCCTCTAATTCTGAGCGAGATAGGTCAGTCTCTTGCTCGGCGATATCAATAATTGGCTTTGCTTGCTGGTAAGCTTGTTTGGCAATTTTTGCTGCTTTTTCATAGCCAATAACTGGGTTGAGTGCAGTAACTAAAATAGGATTTTTAGTCAGCGCTTTATCAATCTGTGCTTGATTAACTTTAAAGCTAGCAATGGCTTTATCCGCTAGTGCTTGCGCACTGTTAGCAAGTATCTCTGTACTTTGCAGGATATTATAAGCAATCACGGGTAGCATTACGTTAAGCTCAAAGTTGCCAGCTTGGCCTGCTACGGTAATTGTGGCGTCGTTACCGATTACTTGCGCACTAGCCATTGCAGCGGCTTCTGGGATCACCGGGTTCACTTTGCCAGGCATAATGGATGAACCAGGCTGCAATGCTTCAAGCTCTATTTCACCAAGTCCCGCAAGCGGCCCTGAATTCATCCAACGTAGATCGTTGGCTATTTTCATTTGCGCAACGGCATAGACTTTCAGCTGCCCTGATAAAGCCACAATGGCATCTTGCGAGCCAATATTATAAAAAAAGTTATCACTGGGGATAAAGTTAATCCCTACTTTTTCACTTAGCTGTTTGGCAAATAGCGTAGCAAATTGTGGATCGGCATTAATACCGGTGCCGACCGCTGTTCCCCCCTGAGCCAGCTCACAAACACGTATTAGTGCATGCTCAATACCGCTGGCTGCGTGCTTTACCTGCGATTGCCATGCGCTGAGTGTTTGCTCAAAGGTCACTGGCATTGCATCCATTAAATGAGTGCGCCCAGTTTTAACTATATGACCGATGTCTGCTTTTTTCTGCTCTAAGGCGTCGGCTAAGTTTGCTAGTGCTGGCAGTAATTTTTTATCAACACTGATAGCACTGCTTAAGGCGATTGCAGTGGGAATAACATCATTCGAGCTTTGTCCCATATTCACATCGTCGTTAGGGTGAATAGGTTGATTAGCATGTTTTGAAGCCAAACTTGCAATAACTTCGTTGGCATTCATATTTGAGCTGGTACCTGATCCCGTTTGAAAAATATCAACAGGGAAATGCTCATAATGTTTACCATCAATAATTTCTTGGCAGGCATGCTCGATTGCATTTGCTTTCGTTTTATCTAAATGGCCCAGCTTTAAATTGGTTAATGCTGCGGCTTGTTTTATATACGCTAAAGCAATAATAAATTGCTGTGGCATGGTGAGGTTGCTAATCGTAAAGTTATTAATGGCGCGTTGGGTTTGTGCTTTATAAAGTGCGTTAGCGGGTACGTCGAGTGTGCCCATGCTATCTGATTCTGTTCTAAAGTTACTCATTAGTACTCCTAAAAAAGAGAATATATGACATTAAACTACGCTATATAAAAAGATATGGTGCTGTTATTGCTATTTACAACGGTATAGTTAAAAAGTAGGGGGCGTCAAGGCAAGTTAACAAGTGGGATTAAAACTAAAAAGTCGACTTAAACGGATTTTAAGTCGACTTAAATAATGTATTTATATAAACGGCCAGTTATAAGGCTAAACAGAGTTTTAATTGTAGCCAAGAATAAATATTTGGTCTGTTTCATGTTTTTTTTGTGCCTTTTGAGTGTGTTTTACATGAGAAAGTAAGTCGATAACCGTTGCTCTACAATCTGTTTCATGACTCGTTTTATCTAGGCTTTTATCGGTAATTGCCATTACAGCGTCTACGGCGGTATAGGGTGAAATATACATAATGTTATCCTTTTGTCGTTTAGTACTCATTAAG contains:
- a CDS encoding YjfI family protein encodes the protein MELNELSIKLASFETEGANFESFLIANPGEQDVLQVIVDGNDELPIFVTQTQEQLLCISYLFDEDEVKSELRNELNETLLRLNVPIPLSAFAKIDNKYAIFGALSVNSSLDDVTHELVTLADNAIDALEAVTLYLND
- a CDS encoding PspA/IM30 family protein yields the protein MSILKKLFTAVRGGAREAGEAIVDANGIRIFEQEIADAQNALHRAKKSLTEVMAKEMQTKRKISAVDASIAEHEAYAGQALEKGNEALALEIAEKIGDFEAEKAEHEQVLAGFSNHIVTLKQQVKDAEKSIKENQRQLTMVKTTESVQQATMAVNSTLNTNNSSMTSARQSLERIKQRQQDRTDQLGAAKSLEADVNGDDLKAKMAEAGIGDTNPKSADILARIKAKQNS
- a CDS encoding class II fumarate hydratase — translated: MSNFRTESDSMGTLDVPANALYKAQTQRAINNFTISNLTMPQQFIIALAYIKQAAALTNLKLGHLDKTKANAIEHACQEIIDGKHYEHFPVDIFQTGSGTSSNMNANEVIASLASKHANQPIHPNDDVNMGQSSNDVIPTAIALSSAISVDKKLLPALANLADALEQKKADIGHIVKTGRTHLMDAMPVTFEQTLSAWQSQVKHAASGIEHALIRVCELAQGGTAVGTGINADPQFATLFAKQLSEKVGINFIPSDNFFYNIGSQDAIVALSGQLKVYAVAQMKIANDLRWMNSGPLAGLGEIELEALQPGSSIMPGKVNPVIPEAAAMASAQVIGNDATITVAGQAGNFELNVMLPVIAYNILQSTEILANSAQALADKAIASFKVNQAQIDKALTKNPILVTALNPVIGYEKAAKIAKQAYQQAKPIIDIAEQETDLSRSELEALLNPAKLTQGGLM